Within the Solwaraspora sp. WMMA2056 genome, the region CTGGCCGGCCGCCCGGATCTGGGACGAGTTGCACACCCGGCTGGCCACCGACGACGGCTTCACCCTGAAGGAGGGTCCGATCCTGGAACAGGGGGTGACACCGATGCGCAGTTTCGTTACCGAACCGATGCGCCGCGGCCAGCTGTTCCTCGCCGGCGACGCGGCCCACATCGTGCCGCCGACCGGCGCCAAGGGGCTCAACCTGGCGGTGGCCGACGTGCGGTTCCTGGCCGAAGCGCTGACCAGCTGGTTCAAGCAGGGGCGGGGCACCGGGCTCGACGAGTACTCGGCCCGGTGCCTGCGGCGGATCTGGCGGGTGCAGCACTTCTCGTCCTGGATGACCGGGTTGCTGCACCGACCGGCCGACGCCGACGAGTTCTCCCACCGGTTGCAGGTCGCCCAACTCGAGTACGTCGCCACCTCGACGGCGGCGGCGACCACCCTCGCGGAGAACTACGTGGGGCTGCCGTTGGACTGGAGCCGGCGCGTTGACATGCCGGCGCGACCGACCGTACCGTTCGCTTAGCGAACGATTGTTCTACACACGCACCGGGGATGTGGCATGGGTGAAATCTCCTCACTGTCCGACGCTGTCGCCGAGCTGGTCCACGACGGCGACAGCGTCGCCCTGGAGGGCTTCACCCACCTGATCCCCACCGCCGCCGGGCAGGAGATCATCCGCCAGGGCCGGCGGGACCTGACGCTGATCCGGATGACCCCGGACATCGTCTACGACCAGCTGATCGGCGCCGGCTGCGCCGCCAAACTGATCTTCAGCTGGGCGGGCAACCCCGGCGTCGGATCACTGCACCGGTTCCGCGACGCGGTGCAGCGCGGCTGGCCCCGGCCACTGGAGATCGAGGAACACAGCCACGCCGGCATGGCCAACCGGTACGTCGCCGGCGCCGCCGGGCTGCCCTTCGCCGTCCTGCGCGGCTACGTCGGCACCGACCTGGTCGCCCACACCGCGACCATCGCGCCGATCACCTGCCCGTTCACCGGCGAGGTGCTGACCGCCGTACCGGCGCTCAACCCCGACGTCGGCATCGTGCACGCCCAACGCGCCGACCGGCAGGGCAACGTCCAGGTGTGGGGCATCACCGGGGTGCACAAGGAGGTCGTCCTGGCGGCGAAACGGTCACTGGTCACCGTCGAGGAGATCGTCGACGAGCTGGAGCCGCGCCCCGGCGCGATGGTGCTGCCCGGCTGGGCGATCACCCGGGTCGCCGAGGTCCCCGGCGGGGCCCACCCCTCCTACGCGATGAGCTACAGCGACCGGGACAACGCCTACTACCAGCAGTGGGACGAGATCAGCCGGGACCGCGAGACGTTCACCCGCTGGCTCGACACGCTGATCCACCCCACGGCCGCCGCCGCACCGACCGACGGGGGTGCCGCATGAGTGACCCGACCGCCAGCACGGACTTCACCCTCGACGAGATGATGACCGTCGCCGCCGCCCGGGCGCTGCGCGACGGGGCACGCTGCTTCGTCGGCATCGGCCGGCCGAGCACCGCCGCCAACCTGGCCCGCCGTACCCACTCCCCCGGGCTCGTGCTGATCTACGAGTCCGGCACGATCGGGGCCAAGCCCGACCGGCTCCCGCTGTCCATCGGCGACGGCGTCCTCGCCGAAACCGCCGACGCGGTCGTCTCGGTGCCGGAGATCTTCAACTACTGGCTGCAGCCCGGCCGCATCGACGTCGGATTCCTCGGCGCCGCCCAGATCGACCGGTACGCCAACATCAACACCACCATCATCGGTGCCACGTACGCCGACCCGAAGGTCCGGCTGCCGGGTGCCGGCGGCGCGCCGGAGATCGCCGCCTCCTGTGGCGAGGTGATCGTCATCGTGCCGCAGAGCCGACGGACCTTCGTCGACCGCGTCGACTTCGTCACCTCGGTCGGCTTCGGCGCCGGCCCCGGTGACCGGCAGCGACTCGGCCTGCGCGGACACGGACCCACCCTGGTCATCACCGACCTCGGCCTGCTGCGCCCGGACCCGGACACCTGCGAACTGACCCTCACCCAGCTGCATCCCGGGGTGCAGGTCGACCAGGTCACCGCCGCCACCGGCTGGCCGTTGAAGGTCGCCCCCGACCTGACGACCACCGCCGAGCCCACCGCGCGGGAGCTGGCCACGCTGCGCCAACTGCTGCACCCCTGACCGGTCGACGCCCCCCGAGGAGGCAACCGTCCATGCCTGAGCACGCCGCGCCCGATGCGAGCCCCCACGGGCTGCTGCTACCGCGCTACCGCCGCGACGACACCGCCGTACACCCGCCGCTGCTCTCCCCCGGGTACAAGTCCACCGTGCTGCGCGCCCCGGCCGAGCCGCTGGTGCTGCTGCCGCAGACCCTCACCGAGGTGACCGGCCCGCTGCTGGGCGAGGGTCGGGTCACCGCCGCCGACGCCGACCTGAGCTCCGACCGCGACGGCCAGGCGCAGGGCCAGCGGATCATCGTGCACGGCCAGGTCCGCGACAGCGACGGGCGGCCCGTGCCGGACACCCTGGTGGAGGTGTGGCAGGCCAACGCCGGTGGGCGTTACCTGCACAAGCTCGACCAGCACGACGTACCGTTGGATCCGCACTTCACCGGCGTCGGCCGGGCGGTGACCGACTCGATGGGCCGCTACCGGTTCGTCACCATCAAGCCCGGCGCCTACCCGTGGCGCAACCACGCCAACGCCTGGCGGCCGGCGCACATCCACTTCTCGCTGTTCGGCCGGGCCTTCACCCAACGCCTGGTCACCCAGATGTACTTCCCCGACGACCCGCTGTTCGCCTACGACCCGGTACTCAACTCGATCCCCGACCCGGCCGCCCGGCAACGGCTGATCTCGACGTTCGACCTGGACAACACCGTCGAGGAGTGGGCGCTCGGGTTCCGGTTCGACATCGTGCTGCGCGGGCGCGAGGCGACCCCGATGGAGGAGTCATGACCAGCGGCGCTGCGGCGATCTGGGACCAGTTGACCGAGCTGACTCCCGCGCAGACGGTCGGACCGTACCTGGGGATCGGCCTGCCCTGGCCGGACGGACCGTACGTCGTCGAGCCCGACACCCCGGGCGGGATCTGGCTACGCGGGAGACTGTTCGACGGGGCCGGCGACCCGGTGCCGGACGGTCTGATCGAGACCTGGCAGGCCGACGGGCAGGGCCGTTTCGACCACCCGGACGACCCCCGGGGCGCGGTGGCCGGGTTCCGCGGCTTCGGCCGCTGCCCGACCGACGAGTCCGGCGGGTACGCCATCTACACCCGTAAGCCAGGGGCGGTGCCCGGCCCCGGCGGGCGGCCGCAGGCACCCCACGTCGACGTGTCGGTCTTCGCCCGGGGGCTGCTGCACCGGGTCGTCACCCGGATCTACTTCCCGGACGAGTCCGAGGTCAACGCCGCGGACCCGGTCCTGGCCGAGGTGCCGGCGCACCGGCGGGCCACCCTGGTCGCGACCGCCGAACCGGACGGCTACCGCTTCGACATCCGGCTGCAGGGCGAGCATGAAACCGTTTTCTTCGCCGTCTGAACCCGACACCGGCCCCACCGAGACCGGTCCGGGCGGACTGTTCGACGCCCTGCTGGCCGCCGGAGCGGTCCGCGCCGCCGTCGACGACCAGGCGTGGCTGCGCGCCATGCTCGACGTCGAGGCGGCGCTGGCCCGCGCCCAGGCGGCACTCGGGACGGTGCCGGCGGCCGCCGCCGAAGCGATCACCGCCACCGCCCAGGAGCACCGGTTCGACCTGGCGGGGATCGGTGCGGGAGCCACCGGTGCCGGCAACCCGGTGGTGCCGCTGGTCGCCGCGTTGCGCGCCGCCGTCGGCCCGGACACCGGCCGGTACGTGCACGCCGGGGCGACCAGCCAGGACATCCTGGACACCGCCGCGATGCTGGTGGTCCGCCGCGCCCTGGCACCGCTGCATGACGACGTGGTCTGGGCCGCCGCTGCCGCCGCCCGGCTCACCGAAACCCACCGCGACACCCTGCTGCCCGCCCGTACCCTGCTGCAGCAGGCCCTGCCGACCACCTTCGGGCTGGTCACCGCCGGCTGGCTGACCGCCCTGGACACCGCCGCCGACGCCCTGGCCACTGCCGGAGACCGGGTCCCGGCGGTGCAGCTCGGTGGCGCGGCCGGCACCCTCGCCGCGTTCGGCCCCACCGGCCCGGCACTGGTCGACCGGCTCGCCGCCGAACTCGGGCTGACCGCACCGGTGCTGCCATGGCACACCGACCGCA harbors:
- a CDS encoding CoA transferase subunit A, which translates into the protein MGEISSLSDAVAELVHDGDSVALEGFTHLIPTAAGQEIIRQGRRDLTLIRMTPDIVYDQLIGAGCAAKLIFSWAGNPGVGSLHRFRDAVQRGWPRPLEIEEHSHAGMANRYVAGAAGLPFAVLRGYVGTDLVAHTATIAPITCPFTGEVLTAVPALNPDVGIVHAQRADRQGNVQVWGITGVHKEVVLAAKRSLVTVEEIVDELEPRPGAMVLPGWAITRVAEVPGGAHPSYAMSYSDRDNAYYQQWDEISRDRETFTRWLDTLIHPTAAAAPTDGGAA
- the pcaH gene encoding protocatechuate 3,4-dioxygenase subunit beta, which codes for MPEHAAPDASPHGLLLPRYRRDDTAVHPPLLSPGYKSTVLRAPAEPLVLLPQTLTEVTGPLLGEGRVTAADADLSSDRDGQAQGQRIIVHGQVRDSDGRPVPDTLVEVWQANAGGRYLHKLDQHDVPLDPHFTGVGRAVTDSMGRYRFVTIKPGAYPWRNHANAWRPAHIHFSLFGRAFTQRLVTQMYFPDDPLFAYDPVLNSIPDPAARQRLISTFDLDNTVEEWALGFRFDIVLRGREATPMEES
- the pcaG gene encoding protocatechuate 3,4-dioxygenase subunit alpha; the protein is MTSGAAAIWDQLTELTPAQTVGPYLGIGLPWPDGPYVVEPDTPGGIWLRGRLFDGAGDPVPDGLIETWQADGQGRFDHPDDPRGAVAGFRGFGRCPTDESGGYAIYTRKPGAVPGPGGRPQAPHVDVSVFARGLLHRVVTRIYFPDESEVNAADPVLAEVPAHRRATLVATAEPDGYRFDIRLQGEHETVFFAV
- a CDS encoding CoA-transferase subunit beta, which translates into the protein MSDPTASTDFTLDEMMTVAAARALRDGARCFVGIGRPSTAANLARRTHSPGLVLIYESGTIGAKPDRLPLSIGDGVLAETADAVVSVPEIFNYWLQPGRIDVGFLGAAQIDRYANINTTIIGATYADPKVRLPGAGGAPEIAASCGEVIVIVPQSRRTFVDRVDFVTSVGFGAGPGDRQRLGLRGHGPTLVITDLGLLRPDPDTCELTLTQLHPGVQVDQVTAATGWPLKVAPDLTTTAEPTARELATLRQLLHP
- the pcaB gene encoding 3-carboxy-cis,cis-muconate cycloisomerase → MKPFSSPSEPDTGPTETGPGGLFDALLAAGAVRAAVDDQAWLRAMLDVEAALARAQAALGTVPAAAAEAITATAQEHRFDLAGIGAGATGAGNPVVPLVAALRAAVGPDTGRYVHAGATSQDILDTAAMLVVRRALAPLHDDVVWAAAAAARLTETHRDTLLPARTLLQQALPTTFGLVTAGWLTALDTAADALATAGDRVPAVQLGGAAGTLAAFGPTGPALVDRLAAELGLTAPVLPWHTDRSRLAELAGVLGGTAGSISKIARDVTLHAQTEIAEVVEEQPGGSSTLPHKRNPVAAVTALACAAQAPGLVATLLASMTQEHQRAAGAWHAEWRPLRSLLESVGSAAYWLRRCLEGLRVDAVRMRANLDATGGALLAERVSGALAGQLGRQRANEIVKAAVTDGPATGLAERLAADPQVGTVLDRSRLDELLDPAGYLGAYDELIDRALHAHHRRPDQGSADEHRGPSGGPRPRDRRT